One window of Bifidobacterium pseudocatenulatum DSM 20438 = JCM 1200 = LMG 10505 genomic DNA carries:
- the rpoB gene encoding DNA-directed RNA polymerase subunit beta: protein MAEATTNTTTIIARADQHDIDLHKASDRVNFGSIREPIDVPYLLGVQTDSFDWLIGNERWQKRVEEDLANGTNTVPHTSGLDEVFQEISPIENFAQTMSLTFSDPYFEEPRHTVQECKEKDYTYSAPLYVNAEFENGDTGEIKSQTVFMGDFPLQTPHGTFIIGGTERVIVSQLVRSPGVYFDRSQDRTSDKEVFGAKIIPSRGAWLEFEIDKRDVLGVRVDRKRKQSAIVFLMAIGMTKDEIADAFRDYPLVMDALAKETVQTQDEALTDLYRKIRPADTPTPEAGRNLLDSFYFNTKRYDLARVGRYKINRKLGLEKDVNDRSLSREDIISTIKYLVTLHAGDTKFPGKRDGQDVDLRVDVDDIDHFGNRRIRQVGELIQNQLRTGLSRMERVVRERMTTQDPEAITPQSLINIRPVNATIKEFFGTSQLSQFMDQNNPLAGVTNKRRLSALGPGGLSRDRASMEVRDVHPSHFGRMCPIESPEGPNIGLIGSLATFGRINPFGFIETPYRKVINGHVTDEVEYMTADRDAEHVIAQANQELDENGNFVKKQALARVGEEEAVDVPVSSVDYMDVSPRQMVSVGASLIPFLEHDEGHRALMGTNMQRQAVPLIESERPLVGTGAEWRAAVDSGDVILAEKPGVVTYVSADIIRVMNDDGTTSSYKLAKFLRSNQTTCYNQVPLIHDGERVEAGTVLADGPATQKGEMALGKNLLIAFMPWNGYNYEDAVIISQRLVQDDTLSSIHIEEYEIDARETKLGAEEITRDLPNVGEDAVANLDERGIIRIGAEVEAGDILVGKVTPKGETELTPEERLLRAIFGEKSREVRDTSLRVPHGETGTVIAVKEITREDAEEDGDELPNGVNQMIRVYIAQHRKITQGDKLSGRHGNKGVISRILPEEDMPFLADGTPVDIMLNPLGVPSRMNLGQVLELHLGWIAHAGWDISLDPDTEAAWKKYIPQGAEKGEPGTPVATPVFDGVRPETIKGLLSCTLPDRDGNKLVGDDGKAVLFDGRTGEPYPKPISVGYMYMLKLHHLVDDKIHARSTGPYSMITQQPLGGKAQFGGQRFGEMEVWALEAYGAAYTLHEMMTTKSDDVDGRVRVYGAIVKGDNLPPAGIPESFKVLLKEMQSLSLNVEVLNAEGVAIDMKDEDDDPSTSSDDLGFNIGARPDAAAKEDQVVEEPEFQ, encoded by the coding sequence TTGGCTGAGGCTACGACGAACACCACCACCATCATCGCACGCGCCGACCAGCACGATATTGATCTGCACAAGGCGTCGGACCGTGTGAACTTCGGCTCCATCCGCGAGCCCATTGATGTACCCTACCTGTTGGGTGTACAGACTGACAGCTTCGACTGGCTCATCGGCAACGAGCGCTGGCAGAAGCGTGTCGAGGAGGATCTGGCGAACGGCACCAACACCGTGCCCCACACCTCCGGTCTTGATGAGGTCTTCCAGGAGATCTCCCCGATCGAGAACTTCGCTCAGACCATGAGCCTGACCTTCTCCGATCCGTATTTCGAAGAACCGCGCCACACCGTGCAGGAGTGCAAGGAGAAGGATTACACCTACTCCGCGCCGCTGTATGTGAACGCTGAATTCGAAAACGGCGACACCGGCGAAATCAAGTCCCAGACCGTGTTCATGGGCGATTTCCCGCTGCAGACCCCGCACGGCACCTTCATCATCGGTGGTACCGAGCGAGTGATCGTGTCTCAGCTGGTGCGTTCTCCGGGCGTGTACTTCGACCGCAGCCAGGATCGCACTTCCGACAAGGAAGTCTTCGGCGCGAAGATCATCCCGAGCCGTGGCGCATGGCTTGAGTTCGAGATCGACAAGCGTGACGTGCTTGGCGTGCGCGTGGATCGCAAGCGCAAGCAGTCCGCCATCGTGTTCCTCATGGCCATCGGCATGACCAAGGATGAGATCGCCGATGCGTTCAGGGATTACCCGCTGGTTATGGACGCGCTTGCCAAGGAGACCGTGCAGACCCAGGACGAGGCTCTGACCGATCTGTACCGCAAGATCCGCCCGGCCGACACCCCGACGCCGGAAGCTGGCCGCAACCTGCTGGATTCCTTCTACTTCAACACCAAGCGTTACGATCTGGCCCGCGTTGGCCGTTACAAGATCAACCGCAAGCTTGGTCTGGAAAAGGATGTCAACGATCGCAGCCTGTCTCGCGAAGACATCATCTCCACCATCAAGTACCTGGTCACCCTGCATGCCGGCGACACCAAGTTCCCGGGCAAGCGTGACGGCCAGGATGTGGATCTGCGCGTGGACGTCGACGATATCGATCATTTCGGCAACCGTCGTATCCGCCAGGTCGGCGAACTGATCCAGAACCAGCTGCGTACCGGTCTGAGCCGTATGGAGCGTGTGGTCCGCGAACGTATGACCACCCAGGATCCGGAGGCCATCACCCCGCAGTCCCTGATCAACATTCGTCCGGTGAACGCCACCATCAAGGAGTTCTTCGGAACTTCCCAGCTGTCGCAGTTCATGGATCAGAACAACCCGTTGGCAGGCGTCACCAACAAGCGTCGTCTGTCCGCTCTGGGCCCTGGCGGTCTGTCTCGTGACCGCGCATCCATGGAAGTGCGAGACGTGCACCCGTCCCACTTCGGCCGTATGTGCCCGATCGAATCTCCTGAAGGTCCGAACATCGGTCTTATCGGTTCTCTGGCAACCTTCGGCCGCATCAATCCGTTCGGCTTCATCGAGACCCCGTACCGTAAGGTCATCAACGGCCATGTGACCGACGAGGTCGAATACATGACCGCAGACCGCGATGCCGAGCACGTGATCGCACAGGCCAACCAGGAACTCGACGAGAACGGCAACTTCGTCAAGAAGCAGGCTCTTGCCCGAGTCGGCGAAGAAGAAGCAGTCGATGTGCCCGTCAGCTCCGTTGACTACATGGACGTTTCCCCGCGTCAGATGGTTTCCGTCGGCGCCTCCCTGATTCCGTTCCTGGAGCACGATGAGGGCCACCGAGCGCTGATGGGTACCAACATGCAGCGTCAGGCAGTGCCGCTGATCGAATCCGAGCGCCCGCTGGTGGGCACCGGTGCCGAATGGCGTGCGGCCGTCGATTCCGGCGATGTCATTCTGGCTGAGAAGCCGGGTGTGGTGACGTATGTTTCCGCCGACATCATCCGTGTGATGAACGACGACGGCACCACCAGCTCCTACAAGCTGGCCAAGTTCCTGCGTTCCAACCAGACCACCTGCTACAACCAGGTTCCGCTGATCCACGACGGCGAACGTGTGGAAGCCGGTACCGTGCTTGCCGATGGTCCGGCCACCCAGAAGGGCGAAATGGCACTGGGCAAGAACCTGCTCATCGCCTTCATGCCGTGGAACGGCTACAACTACGAGGATGCTGTGATCATCTCCCAGCGTCTCGTGCAGGACGACACCCTGAGCTCCATCCACATCGAGGAATATGAGATCGACGCCCGCGAAACCAAGCTGGGTGCCGAAGAGATCACCCGCGATCTGCCGAACGTCGGCGAGGACGCGGTGGCCAACCTCGACGAGCGTGGCATCATTCGCATCGGTGCCGAGGTCGAAGCCGGCGACATTCTGGTGGGCAAGGTCACCCCGAAGGGCGAGACCGAGCTGACTCCGGAAGAGCGTCTGCTCCGCGCCATCTTCGGCGAGAAGAGCCGCGAGGTGCGTGACACCTCGCTGCGCGTGCCTCACGGCGAAACCGGTACGGTGATCGCCGTCAAGGAGATCACTCGCGAGGATGCCGAGGAAGACGGCGACGAGCTGCCGAACGGCGTGAACCAGATGATCCGCGTCTACATCGCGCAGCATCGTAAGATCACCCAGGGCGACAAGCTGTCTGGCCGCCACGGCAACAAGGGTGTTATCTCCCGCATTCTGCCGGAAGAGGATATGCCGTTCCTTGCCGACGGTACTCCGGTCGACATCATGCTGAACCCGCTGGGCGTGCCTTCTCGAATGAACCTTGGCCAGGTGCTGGAACTGCACTTGGGCTGGATCGCGCACGCCGGCTGGGACATCTCCCTTGATCCGGATACCGAAGCCGCTTGGAAGAAGTACATTCCGCAGGGCGCCGAAAAGGGCGAGCCGGGCACTCCGGTGGCAACTCCGGTGTTCGACGGCGTTCGTCCGGAAACCATCAAGGGCCTGCTGTCCTGCACCCTTCCGGATCGCGACGGCAACAAGCTGGTCGGCGACGACGGCAAGGCTGTGCTGTTCGACGGCCGTACCGGCGAACCGTATCCGAAGCCGATCTCCGTTGGCTACATGTACATGCTGAAGCTGCACCACCTGGTCGACGACAAGATCCACGCGCGTTCCACTGGCCCGTACTCCATGATCACCCAGCAGCCGTTGGGCGGTAAGGCTCAGTTCGGTGGCCAGCGTTTCGGCGAGATGGAAGTGTGGGCCCTCGAGGCCTATGGCGCCGCCTACACGCTGCATGAAATGATGACCACCAAGTCCGATGACGTCGACGGCCGCGTGCGTGTCTACGGTGCCATCGTGAAGGGCGACAACCTGCCGCCGGCAGGCATTCCGGAATCCTTCAAGGTGCTGCTTAAGGAAATGCAGTCCCTGTCGCTGAACGTCGAAGTGCTCAACGCCGAAGGCGTGGCCATCGACATGAAGGACGAGGACGACGATCCGTCTACTTCCTCCGACGATTTGGGCTTCAACATTGGCGCACGTCCTGACGCGGCCGCCAAGGAAGACCAGGTTGTGGAAGAACCTGAATTCCAGTGA